Proteins encoded together in one Nitrospirae bacterium CG2_30_53_67 window:
- a CDS encoding NADH-quinone oxidoreductase subunit H: MVKFLWGYSILQIVIVMGFTLIMVPFLTWVERKVIGHMQVRLGPMRVGFHGILQGIADGLKLLLKENIVPSGADRPIFMLAPILSLVPALIAFCVIPFDTWFYITDINIAVLYILAVSSVGTYGIILAGWSSNSKYALLGALRSAAQVISYELAIGMALVGPLMLAGTFSLVGITEAQSRHWFLVPQITAFFIYYVAMLAETNRSPFDLPEAETELVAGFHVEYSGMRFAYFFIAEYANMMLVSSMATVVFLGGWNPPFQDWEAMHVLKVIPGVFWFFGKMMMLLFSFIWVRSTFPRFRYDQLMRLGWKFLIPLALANIVVTGIVLAITG, translated from the coding sequence ATGGTCAAGTTTCTCTGGGGATACAGCATCCTTCAGATTGTGATCGTCATGGGGTTTACCCTCATTATGGTTCCTTTCTTGACGTGGGTTGAACGGAAGGTCATCGGGCATATGCAGGTCCGTCTGGGACCCATGCGCGTGGGGTTCCACGGTATCCTGCAGGGAATCGCCGACGGGTTGAAACTCCTGCTCAAGGAGAACATCGTCCCTTCGGGCGCGGACCGGCCGATTTTCATGCTGGCGCCGATCCTATCCCTGGTCCCGGCCCTGATCGCCTTTTGTGTCATCCCCTTTGACACGTGGTTTTATATCACCGACATCAATATCGCGGTGCTCTATATCCTGGCCGTATCGTCCGTGGGGACTTACGGGATCATCCTGGCGGGGTGGTCTTCCAACAGCAAGTATGCCCTCCTGGGAGCGCTCCGCTCCGCGGCCCAGGTGATCAGTTACGAACTCGCCATCGGTATGGCCCTGGTCGGCCCGCTCATGCTCGCGGGGACGTTCAGCTTGGTCGGGATCACCGAGGCCCAGTCAAGACACTGGTTCCTTGTCCCGCAGATCACGGCCTTCTTCATCTATTATGTGGCTATGCTCGCCGAGACCAACCGCTCCCCCTTTGATCTCCCGGAGGCCGAGACCGAACTGGTGGCCGGGTTCCACGTGGAGTACAGCGGCATGCGGTTCGCCTATTTTTTCATTGCGGAATATGCCAATATGATGCTCGTCTCCTCCATGGCCACGGTGGTCTTTCTCGGAGGCTGGAATCCTCCTTTCCAGGACTGGGAGGCCATGCATGTCCTGAAGGTTATTCCCGGGGTCTTCTGGTTCTTCGGGAAGATGATGATGCTCCTTTTTAGCTTTATCTGGGTGAGGTCCACGTTCCCCCGTTTCAGGTATGACCAACTCATGAGACTGGGGTGGAAATTCCTGATCCCGCTGGCCCTCGCGAACATCGTTGTCACCGGGATCGTGCTTGCAATTACCGGGTAG
- a CDS encoding NADH-quinone oxidoreductase subunit K codes for MTITLEHYILLGTLLFLIGVAGFLIRRNIFLMFMSIELMMNGVNICFVSFARYYHDMAGQVFVLFVMTVAAAEAAVGLAIILLLYRNRETLNADEFHLMKH; via the coding sequence ATGACGATCACATTGGAACACTACATTCTCCTGGGGACACTCCTCTTTCTGATCGGAGTGGCCGGTTTCCTGATCCGGAGAAATATCTTTCTGATGTTCATGTCCATCGAGTTGATGATGAACGGCGTCAATATCTGTTTTGTCTCCTTTGCCCGGTATTACCATGATATGGCCGGCCAGGTCTTTGTCCTGTTCGTCATGACCGTGGCCGCAGCCGAGGCCGCCGTGGGGCTGGCCATCATCCTGCTGCTCTACCGGAATCGTGAGACCCTGAATGCGGACGAATTTCATCTGATGAAGCATTAG
- a CDS encoding NADH-quinone oxidoreductase subunit L, with the protein MHILIPLLPLLAFVVNGLFGKWLKTRAAAVSIGAVAGSCVLSLITLGRVLSGETFYGTVYEWISSGDFRASIGFNIDPLTAAMIAMVTLVASLIHIYSIGYMHGDKGFARFFAYLSLFTFSMLILVMADNFLLLYVGWEAVGLCSYLLIGFWYEKKSASDAGKKAFVVNRIGDFGFGLGIMLIFYTFRTLDYHEVFGAVQTIVGQTLSIPLYVTTIQADLTTVICLLLFVGAVGKSAQFPLHVWLPDAMEGPTPVSALIHAATMVTAGVYMVARANPLFSESSTALMVVGCVGGFTAFFAATIGLAQNDIKRVLAYSTVSQLGYMFLALGIGAYTAAIFHLLTHAFFKALLFLGSGSVIHAMSGEQDMRKMGGLRDKIPWTYGTFVVAALAISGIPPLAGFFSKDEILWQAYSHGTNYGAVLYLLGASAALMTAFYMFRLVFMTFHGKSRVETKAARHLHESPWSMVGPLVALAVFSAIAGFAGLPEAWGGGNWIHHFLGPVFGHGHEAAGGATHLERMMAGVSVVIALAGIGLAAFMYLVSPWLPGKLASGLGGLYRAVLNKWYMDEIYDFLFVNPGKRFATFLWEFVDAWVIDGIVNGTAGTSNFFGERIRKFHTGHVENYALFMVTGVVIILGFYLFA; encoded by the coding sequence TTGCATATATTGATTCCATTACTTCCACTGCTTGCGTTTGTGGTGAACGGCCTCTTCGGCAAGTGGCTGAAGACCCGCGCAGCCGCCGTCTCCATCGGCGCCGTGGCGGGGTCCTGCGTCCTCTCCCTCATCACCCTGGGCCGGGTCCTTTCCGGTGAGACCTTCTACGGCACGGTCTATGAATGGATCTCCTCGGGCGATTTCAGGGCGAGCATCGGGTTCAACATCGACCCCCTCACCGCAGCGATGATCGCCATGGTCACCTTGGTGGCCTCATTGATCCACATCTATTCCATCGGCTACATGCACGGGGACAAAGGGTTTGCGCGGTTCTTCGCCTACCTCTCCCTCTTCACCTTCTCCATGCTCATCCTGGTTATGGCCGACAATTTTCTGCTCCTCTATGTGGGCTGGGAGGCGGTCGGGCTCTGTTCCTATCTGCTCATCGGGTTCTGGTATGAAAAGAAGTCGGCCTCGGACGCAGGAAAAAAGGCCTTTGTGGTGAATCGGATCGGCGACTTCGGGTTCGGCCTCGGGATCATGCTGATCTTTTACACCTTCAGGACCCTGGACTATCACGAGGTCTTCGGCGCGGTCCAGACCATCGTCGGTCAGACCCTCTCCATCCCCCTCTATGTCACGACCATCCAGGCGGACCTTACGACCGTGATCTGCCTGCTCCTCTTTGTCGGGGCCGTTGGAAAGTCCGCGCAGTTCCCGCTCCACGTCTGGCTCCCGGACGCCATGGAAGGCCCTACGCCGGTCTCGGCCCTGATCCATGCCGCGACCATGGTCACGGCCGGGGTTTACATGGTGGCGCGGGCCAACCCGCTCTTTTCCGAATCTTCAACGGCGCTGATGGTGGTGGGATGCGTGGGCGGGTTCACCGCCTTTTTCGCTGCGACCATCGGCCTCGCCCAGAATGATATCAAACGGGTCCTGGCCTACTCCACGGTCAGCCAGCTCGGCTACATGTTCCTGGCCCTGGGGATCGGCGCCTATACGGCCGCGATCTTTCATCTTCTGACCCACGCCTTTTTCAAGGCCCTCCTCTTCCTCGGTTCCGGTTCGGTGATCCACGCCATGTCCGGGGAGCAGGATATGCGCAAGATGGGCGGGCTCAGGGACAAAATTCCCTGGACCTATGGGACCTTCGTCGTAGCCGCGCTGGCCATATCCGGGATCCCGCCGCTTGCCGGTTTCTTCAGCAAGGATGAGATCCTCTGGCAGGCCTACTCCCACGGCACGAACTACGGTGCGGTTCTTTACCTGCTCGGCGCCTCCGCCGCTCTGATGACCGCCTTTTACATGTTCCGCCTGGTCTTTATGACCTTCCACGGGAAGTCCCGTGTGGAGACCAAGGCCGCGCGTCACCTCCATGAATCCCCCTGGAGCATGGTGGGGCCTCTGGTGGCGCTCGCCGTCTTTTCCGCCATCGCAGGGTTTGCCGGTCTGCCCGAGGCGTGGGGCGGGGGCAACTGGATCCACCACTTCCTGGGCCCTGTATTCGGGCACGGCCATGAAGCCGCCGGGGGCGCCACCCATCTTGAACGCATGATGGCAGGGGTCTCTGTGGTCATCGCCCTGGCCGGGATCGGGCTGGCCGCGTTTATGTATCTCGTGAGCCCCTGGCTTCCCGGGAAACTGGCATCAGGCCTGGGCGGCCTCTACAGGGCCGTTCTGAACAAGTGGTACATGGATGAGATCTATGATTTTCTTTTTGTGAATCCCGGCAAACGCTTTGCGACCTTTCTGTGGGAGTTCGTGGACGCCTGGGTGATCGACGGAATCGTGAACGGGACGGCCGGGACGTCCAACTTTTTCGGGGAGCGGATCCGCAAGTTCCATACCGGCCACGTGGAAAACTATGCCTTGTTCATGGTGACCGGCGTGGTGATCATCCTGGGATTCTATCTCTTTGCATAA